The following proteins are encoded in a genomic region of Peptococcus niger:
- a CDS encoding stalk domain-containing protein, with amino-acid sequence MKGSFSKKATAALLAAALVASTAPMPAQATESYARNITIQVDGRTIPQTDQKAFIKDSRTMVPLRTVMEGLNMAVEWNNEKRSITVKNPAKDETYTFYADKPYFLRYKKAGTDFIKLDVAPYITSSNRTVMPLRAIGETYGKVDWDNANSIVKITGNATAPNQPSAPTVTPNNPSQPAVTPQQPSSEVNAPSQPNTHPVQKSALASEELAWLKDRAKSGPQTEEDLARYEEFRTRKGLSSEEIDLLNAFWRYVPEFKKSLYYKALEAPRKPFTADQLRMLELVNAARAEHGLQPVKLSPALCEGAEIRAREFNQSQKEYGVIDYESHMNALANGWKPHTRPDGSKPKTIINDIGLSQFSNYANMNENLYALPLNIANADSAMDGWLKSSEHKKNILNPNSKYLGTASISSGFRDTMGYVQLFAS; translated from the coding sequence ATGAAAGGAAGCTTCAGTAAAAAAGCAACAGCCGCTCTTTTGGCCGCAGCCCTAGTGGCCTCTACTGCCCCCATGCCTGCACAAGCAACAGAAAGCTATGCCCGGAACATTACTATTCAAGTAGACGGACGTACCATCCCTCAAACTGATCAAAAGGCCTTTATTAAAGACAGTCGGACGATGGTTCCCTTACGGACCGTCATGGAAGGTTTAAATATGGCCGTTGAATGGAACAACGAAAAGCGGTCCATTACTGTAAAAAACCCGGCCAAGGACGAAACCTATACCTTTTATGCAGATAAGCCCTATTTCCTACGCTACAAGAAAGCAGGTACGGATTTTATAAAGCTGGATGTTGCCCCCTATATTACCTCCAGTAACCGGACAGTTATGCCACTGCGTGCGATTGGCGAAACCTATGGTAAGGTAGATTGGGATAATGCCAATAGCATTGTAAAGATAACAGGTAATGCTACAGCACCGAACCAACCGAGTGCGCCTACTGTAACGCCCAATAACCCTTCTCAGCCAGCTGTAACACCACAGCAGCCCTCCAGTGAAGTGAATGCGCCGAGTCAACCCAATACCCATCCGGTACAAAAGAGTGCCCTAGCTAGCGAAGAATTAGCCTGGTTAAAGGATAGGGCTAAGTCAGGCCCGCAAACAGAAGAAGACCTGGCTAGGTATGAGGAGTTCAGGACTAGAAAGGGCCTCAGTAGTGAGGAAATTGATCTACTGAATGCCTTCTGGCGATATGTGCCGGAGTTCAAGAAGAGCCTGTACTACAAGGCCCTAGAAGCACCACGGAAGCCCTTTACAGCAGACCAGCTGCGGATGTTGGAATTAGTGAACGCTGCCCGGGCAGAGCATGGGTTACAGCCTGTGAAGTTATCTCCGGCCTTGTGTGAGGGGGCAGAGATTAGGGCGAGGGAATTTAATCAAAGTCAAAAAGAATATGGTGTGATAGATTACGAAAGCCATATGAATGCATTAGCTAATGGCTGGAAGCCTCATACGAGACCTGACGGCAGCAAACCAAAAACAATTATCAATGATATCGGTTTATCCCAATTTAGCAACTATGCTAATATGAATGAGAACTTGTATGCTTTACCCTTAAATATTGCAAATGCTGATTCTGCAATGGATGGCTGGTTAAAGTCTTCTGAACATAAAAAAAACATCTTAAATCCAAACAGTAAATACCTTGGCACAGCGTCTATTTCAAGCGGTTTTAGAGATACCATGGGTTATGTCCAATTATTTGCAAGCTAA
- a CDS encoding DEAD/DEAH box helicase produces the protein MCDKWDIKNNILDSFIFYEFLAEGNLSKDAKILTYDKMEHHKLKKLMHRNENYPINKNAKLALYFNVLSFEKVLKILKRVYRINIVDEDIDWEKTFEYALVFDYNLEFIPDETFVSIPYYIYKNQKINYDLTDLKMLTTEISAQIKMAYEECENDLGKLLHYLLKSSNAFIKADSICFEVFNSKAEMNAKLHSFYLEDLETAKHCSQNHLLKRYFREALPDEKINLDSKTPEGQNNIKEILAPCNYPLGRFPSDPSHAPSLMQQVAINLRSQGKDYLLTVNGPPGTGKTTLLKDVFADLIVQTSREIAEKIGSLSLEKKALNTPITNNTTQDQWSISILPPELLKSNILLASSNNTALENIVIDFSKENAIYSKFETPDYFPFKLKRSKKDSEPIMMWGSFAYRGGNKDNRTELDHRIEDICKELDEIATDNNEYTEVCEEINLQNTCEEFNQLYDQVQKMIDDAQDAYTVMVQMDIMKQKINHEYPDLLVVLKEDVGQISVKIDEVRADLEKSKEEHEKLKLNKPKYFAIKKLFKINEATTYSKQINSTKKKQFQLEKWVEEYSCSLNEKTSQISEYEENLRQCKLNMQLYKEKLAELKQSNTPLLDFSLPYDELEKSVPWFNDDFRIKQSQLFTKALEVRKAFLYEYKEDLKTARNALDWDNKIRIRHWDDGKEFLVHSWNWINFAIPVISTTFASMHNMFDFAGANTVPNLFIDEAGQAAPQACIGGLLRAERVMALGDPFQIEPVKTLDSQVLGILQNHFRVSDTYLAPTASCQTVLDSAGKYGFQKDEETWIGVPLWVHRRCTDPMFSISNAISYDGRMVLGVEENFGIGKWCDVKGIAKDKFVQAQACYVIDLLTELIEEGFTNKQIYIITPFRNVAQKLREQLGKAENRHLIDSKKEQIGTVHTFQGKENKVVILVLGADENSSGAAAWVVKKPNIMNVAATRAKERLYIIGDKQLYEGVGGKVVKNTLRVINKYNQDESDGSY, from the coding sequence ATGTGTGACAAATGGGATATAAAAAATAATATTTTAGACAGCTTTATATTTTATGAATTTTTAGCTGAAGGAAATTTATCTAAGGACGCAAAAATACTGACCTATGATAAAATGGAACACCACAAACTAAAAAAGCTAATGCATCGAAATGAAAATTACCCAATTAATAAAAACGCAAAATTAGCGTTATATTTTAATGTCCTGAGTTTCGAAAAAGTATTAAAAATCCTTAAAAGAGTTTACAGAATTAATATTGTAGATGAGGATATTGACTGGGAAAAAACTTTTGAGTATGCATTGGTTTTTGACTATAACCTCGAATTTATTCCAGACGAAACATTTGTTTCAATACCTTATTATATCTACAAAAATCAAAAAATCAATTATGATTTAACAGATTTAAAAATGTTAACAACAGAAATATCCGCACAAATTAAAATGGCTTACGAAGAATGTGAAAATGACCTTGGTAAGCTGCTACACTATCTTTTAAAATCTTCAAATGCTTTTATTAAGGCGGATAGTATATGTTTTGAAGTTTTTAACAGTAAAGCCGAAATGAACGCTAAATTACATTCTTTTTATCTGGAAGATCTAGAGACCGCTAAGCATTGTTCTCAAAATCATCTCCTTAAGCGATATTTTAGAGAAGCCTTACCAGACGAGAAAATTAATTTAGATAGCAAAACCCCTGAAGGTCAAAATAATATAAAAGAAATTTTAGCACCTTGTAATTATCCTCTTGGCCGTTTTCCAAGCGACCCATCGCATGCACCCAGTTTAATGCAACAGGTTGCGATCAATTTACGAAGTCAGGGAAAAGATTATCTTCTAACTGTTAATGGACCACCAGGGACAGGAAAAACCACATTATTAAAAGATGTATTCGCAGATTTAATTGTACAGACTAGTCGAGAAATTGCTGAAAAAATAGGCAGTTTAAGTCTAGAGAAGAAGGCATTAAATACACCTATCACCAATAATACTACACAAGACCAGTGGTCTATATCAATCCTTCCTCCAGAGCTTCTCAAGTCCAATATCCTTTTGGCAAGTTCAAATAATACAGCCTTGGAAAATATCGTGATTGATTTCTCGAAAGAAAATGCTATATACAGCAAATTCGAAACCCCAGACTATTTTCCTTTTAAATTAAAAAGGTCTAAAAAAGATTCTGAGCCTATAATGATGTGGGGATCTTTTGCATATAGAGGGGGAAATAAAGATAATCGTACTGAGTTAGATCATCGCATAGAAGATATCTGTAAAGAACTGGATGAAATTGCCACTGACAATAACGAGTACACAGAAGTTTGTGAAGAAATAAATCTTCAAAATACTTGCGAAGAGTTTAACCAGCTATACGATCAAGTTCAAAAAATGATTGATGACGCTCAAGATGCTTATACTGTGATGGTTCAAATGGATATAATGAAACAAAAAATAAATCACGAATACCCTGATCTTTTAGTTGTTCTCAAAGAAGATGTTGGTCAGATAAGTGTTAAAATTGATGAAGTAAGAGCGGATTTAGAAAAATCTAAAGAAGAACATGAAAAGCTCAAGCTAAATAAGCCTAAATATTTCGCTATTAAAAAACTTTTCAAGATAAATGAAGCAACAACTTATTCGAAGCAAATAAATTCTACTAAAAAGAAACAGTTTCAATTAGAGAAATGGGTAGAAGAGTATAGCTGTTCTCTCAATGAGAAAACAAGCCAAATTTCTGAATATGAAGAAAATCTTAGGCAATGTAAGCTAAACATGCAGCTATATAAAGAAAAATTAGCAGAATTGAAACAATCAAATACTCCACTCCTAGATTTTTCTCTACCTTATGATGAATTGGAAAAATCCGTGCCATGGTTTAATGATGACTTCAGAATCAAACAAAGTCAGCTTTTTACTAAAGCGCTTGAAGTTAGAAAAGCTTTTCTATATGAGTACAAGGAAGACTTAAAAACTGCCCGAAACGCACTTGACTGGGATAACAAAATAAGAATTCGGCACTGGGATGACGGTAAAGAGTTTCTTGTACATTCATGGAATTGGATTAATTTTGCTATCCCCGTTATCAGCACGACCTTTGCAAGCATGCATAATATGTTTGATTTCGCTGGAGCCAATACAGTACCTAATTTATTTATTGATGAAGCTGGCCAAGCTGCCCCTCAAGCTTGCATTGGTGGTTTGCTGAGAGCAGAACGCGTTATGGCATTGGGTGATCCTTTTCAAATAGAGCCGGTGAAAACGCTGGACTCACAAGTGCTAGGAATTTTGCAAAATCATTTTCGTGTATCTGACACATATCTAGCGCCAACAGCTTCTTGTCAAACTGTTTTGGATTCAGCCGGAAAATACGGTTTCCAAAAAGATGAAGAGACTTGGATAGGCGTTCCGCTGTGGGTACACAGAAGGTGTACTGACCCCATGTTTTCGATATCAAATGCCATTTCTTATGATGGTCGGATGGTTCTAGGAGTCGAGGAAAATTTTGGCATTGGAAAGTGGTGTGACGTAAAAGGAATAGCTAAAGATAAGTTCGTTCAAGCGCAAGCCTGTTACGTTATAGATCTATTGACTGAGCTAATAGAAGAAGGATTTACTAATAAACAAATATATATAATCACACCATTCAGGAATGTTGCCCAGAAGCTGAGAGAGCAATTAGGAAAAGCAGAAAATAGACATCTTATTGATTCTAAAAAGGAGCAAATTGGAACGGTTCATACTTTTCAAGGCAAAGAAAACAAGGTTGTTATTTTGGTTTTAGGTGCAGACGAAAACAGTAGTGGAGCTGCTGCCTGGGTTGTAAAAAAACCTAACATAATGAATGTCGCTGCCACACGAGCAAAAGAAAGGTTATATATTATTGGTGACAAGCAATTGTATGAAGGGGTTGGCGGGAAAGTTGTAAAAAACACTTTGCGTGTGATTAATAAATATAACCAAGATGAATCAGACGGGAGTTATTGA